In a single window of the Prinia subflava isolate CZ2003 ecotype Zambia chromosome 3, Cam_Psub_1.2, whole genome shotgun sequence genome:
- the MED17 gene encoding mediator of RNA polymerase II transcription subunit 17 encodes MAGVPAVRISIESACEKQVQEVGLDGSETYLQPLSMSQNLARLAQRIDFSQGSGSEEDEPGSAGRAWAEPGETEDEEGLVKFQPSLWPWDSVRNNLRSALTEMCVLYDVLSIVKDKKFMTLDPVGQDPLPPKQNPQFLQLISKKKSLAGAAQILLKGAERLSKSVAENQENKRQRDFNSELLRLRQHWKLRKVGDKILGDLSYRSAGSLFLHHGTFEVIKNTDIDLDKKIPEDYCPLDVQIPSDLEGSAYIKVSIQKQAPDIGDLGTVNLFKRPLPKSKPGSAHWQTKLETAQNVLLCKEIFAQLSREAVQIKSQIPHIVVKNQIISQPFPGLQLSISLCHSSNDKKSQKAASEKQNPEDHLYVLEHNLHQLIRECHKQTLSSTVMPHPASAPFGHKRMRLAGPQAFDKNEISSLQSNEGLLEKIIKQAKHIFLRRRTARTIDSLASRIEDPQIQAHWSNINDVYESSVKVLITSQGYEQICKSIQLQLNIGVEQIRVVHRDGRVITLSHQEQELQDFLLSQMSQHQVHAVQQLAKVMGWHVLSFSNHVGLGPVESIGNASAITVASPNGDYAISVRNGPESGSKVMVQFPRSQCKDLPKGDVLQDSKWNHLRGPFKEVQWNKMEGRNFVYKMELLMAALTPC; translated from the exons ATGGCGGGCGTGCCGGCCGTGCGCATCAGCATCGAGTCGGCGTGCGAGAAGCAGGTGCAGGAGGTGGGGCTGGATGGCAGCGAGACCTACCTCCAGCCGCTCTCCATGTCCCAGAACCTGGCGCGCCTGGCGCAGCGCATCGACTTCAGCCAGGGCTCCGGCTCCGAGGAGGATGAGCCGGGCTCGGCGGGCCGCGCCTGGGCCGAGCCGGGCGAGACGGAGGATGAGGAAG ggtTGGTAAAGTTTCAGCCATCCCTCTGGCCTTGGGATTCAGTGAGGAACAACTTACGAAGTGCCTTGACTGAGATGTGTGTGTTGTATGATGTCCTTAGCATTGTGAAGGATAAAAAGTTCATGACTCTAGATCCAGTCGGGCAGGATCCCCTTCCTCCAAAACAA AATCCTCAGTTTCTACAGCTGATTTCAAAAAAGAAGTCACtagctggagcagctcagatCCTGCTGAAAGGTGCGGAAAGATTGTCCAAATCAGTTGCTGAAAATCAGGAGAATAAGCGACAAAGGGACTTCAACTCTGAACTGCTAAGACTGAGACAACACTGGAAGCTGAGAAAAGTGGGAGATAAAATTCTTGGTGATCTGAGCTACAGAAGTGCAG GCTCTCTTTTTCTTCACCATGGCACATTTGAGGTGATAAAGAACACTGACATTGACCTGGATAAAAAGATACCTGAGGATTACTGTCCTTTGGATGTTCAAATTCCAAGTGATTTAGAGGGATCAGCATACATCAAG GTTTCTATTCAAAAACAAGCACCAGACATTGGTGACCTTGGGACAGTCAATCTCTTTAAAAGACCCTTGCCAAAATCCAAACCAG GTTCTGCACACTGGCAAACCAAGTTGGAGACTGCACAGAATGTTCTTCTATGTAAAGAAATATTTGCCCAGCTGTCGCGAGAAGCTGTTCAAATTAAATCACAGATTCCTCACATTGTGGTGAAAAATCAGATaatctcccagcctttcccag GTTTGCAGTTGTCTATTTCTCTATGTCACTCTTCAAATGATAAAAAGTCACAAAAGGCtgcttctgaaaaacagaatcCAGAGGATCATCTCTATGTTCTGGAACATAATTTGCATCAGCTTATCAGAGAG TGTCACAAGCAAACCCTGAGCTCGACAGTGATGCCACATCCAGCTAGTGCACCTTTTGGCCATAAGAGAATGAGACTTGCAGGGCCCCAGGCTTTtgataaaaatgaaatcagTTCTTTACAGTCAAATGAAGGACTTCTGGAAAAGATCATAAAACAGGCAAAGCATATCTTTCTGAGACGAAG AACTGCTCGAACCATTGACAGCCTGGCGAGTCGTATTGAGGATCCTCAGATTCAGGCTCACTGGTCCAATATCAATGATGTTTATGAATCCAGTGTCAAAGTTCTAATAACTTCTCAAGGTTATGAGCAGATATGCAA ATCCATTCAACTACAGCTGAACATTGGAGTTGAACAAATCAGAGTTGTGCATAGAGATGGAAGAGTCATTACACTGTCCCAtcaagagcaggagctgcaagATTTCCTTTTATCTCAG ATGTCACAGCACCAAGTACATGCAGTTCAGCAGCTTGCAAAAGTCATGGGATGGCATGTGCTGAGTTTCAGTAATCACGTTGGTCTGGGGCCAGTGGAGAGCATTGGCAATGCATCAGCAATAACTGTGGCATCACCAAATGGAGACTATGCCATTTCAG TACGCAACGGTCCAGAAAGCGGCAGCAAAGTCATGGTTCAGTTTCCTCGGAGTCAGTGCAAGGATCTCCCCAAGGGTGATGTCCTGCAGGACAGCAAGTGGAATCATCTCCGGGGACCATTCAAGGAAGTGCAGTGGAATAAAATGGAAGGGCGTAACTTTGTGTATAAAATGGAACTCCTCATGGCTGCCCTAACTCCTTGCTAG